The following coding sequences are from one Lasioglossum baleicum chromosome 18, iyLasBale1, whole genome shotgun sequence window:
- the Ckn gene encoding CRK like proto-oncogene, adaptor protein isoform X2 encodes MRRISVGGMNRPSKAVTQAKKVAPPAVPDVFRHSGSSFGSAGYASSEDSCFLPGSGPGGTADDGSYGMPSGKSPGPIFTHPGFAFPAVVGKYAHAEDQGIDMTQSPGRDSPGSSGSGSGSRHSTASLDSGRASGYHLGPRGPGALASSPRCSISSLGSHPDRPADLDVVHAWLTELQFEEYSPLFASAGYDLATITRMTPEDLTAIGIKKPNHRKRLKAEIDNLNIGDGLPEHIPGSLEEWLRLLRLEEYLGALHQQGMRSVEDVTTLTWEDLEDIGIVRLGHQKKLLLAIKRVKDIRAGKRIQPLDLARLPPHPGQTQDVVIQRAGPDLPSPDEDCSSPVLRSFQRGGSDTTSGTAWRSMYAALPTDYNMVGRAGSRGKSLESLEDAPLGYPPSPAPSAHPQPIEWRPRSFEDGDLTPTNDNSIVEAGGGTLPRPRHCLVRPRPVAKVAATPGQFKSLPRDFDNKYQLTYGLESSPHLPKRCPPSPPRRQSSRENSSSVVVVGGPPVGDVVIDCSGPVPTASCEDHHMHHHQHHHLLHHPSPPPPAPAAAPSTPPQMNRPPSSMSRSWGSVSANVNEEHELIATLALQHRNGSDASFKSSSSTESDSLPFANENAGTIKQRSARAQEYASNNAGNNMQSHMMSHHTSSTEPADVLNDIGNMLANLTDELDAMLEEEKRQGLNS; translated from the exons TTGGCGGCATGAACCGGCCGTCCAAAGCAGTAACACAGGCGAAGAAAGTGGCACCGCCGGCTGTACCCGACGTGTTTCGACATTCCGGTTCCTCTTTTGGTTCCGCTGGTTATGCGAGCAGCGAGGATAGCTGTTTCCTGCCCGGAAGTGGTCCTGGAGGAACGGCGGACGATGGTTCGTACGGGATGCCCTCTGGAAAGAGTCCCGGACCGATTTTCACTCATCCTGGATTCGCTTTCCCTGCGGTCGTCGGAAAATACGCCCATGCCGAGGACCAAG GAATCGACATGACTCAGAGCCCCGGAAGAGACAGTCCAGGCAGTTCAGGATCAGGTTCTGGTTCCAGGCATTCTACAGCTTCATTGGATTCCGGCAGAGCCTCCGGATATCACCTGGGTCCCAGGGGACCCGGCGCACTCGCTTCGTCTCCCAGATGCTCCATAAGTTCGCTCGGCAGCCATCCCGACAGACCGGCGGATCTTGACGTCGTTCATGCTTGGCTGACCGAACTCCAATTCGAGGAATACTCTCCTTTGTTTGCTTCAGCTGGTTATGATCTTGCTACTATCACGCGCATGACGCCGGAGGACTTAACAGCCATAG GAATTAAGAAGCCGAACCACAGAAAGCGGCTGAAGGCAGAAATAGATAATTTAAACATCGGGGATGGTTTGCCAGAGCACATTCCTGGCTCTCTGGAGGAGTGGCTTAGACTTCTACGACTCGAGGAATATCTTGGCGCTCTACATCAACAGGGTATGCGCTCGGTCGAAGACGTAACGACTCTCACTTGGGAGGATCTCGAGGATATTGGTATTGTGCGGCTGGGCCATCAAAAGAAGTTATTGTTAGCTATTAAGAGAGTCAAAGATATTCGCGCCGGTAAACGTATACAGCCGCTCGATCTTGCCCGGTTACCGCCTCATCCTGGCCAAACACAG GACGTAGTGATTCAACGGGCAGGTCCAGATCTGCCGTCTCCTGACGAAGACTGTTCGTCACCAGTCCTGAGGTCTTTCCAAAGAGGAGGAAGCGACACAACGTCTGGCACCGCATGGAGAAGTATGTACGCTGCTTTGCCAACCGATTACAACATGGTTGGGCGAGCCGGTTCGCGAGGAAAGTCCTTGGAGAGCTTAGAGGACGCGCCCCTCGGGTATCCACCATCGCCGGCGCCTTCTGCGCATCCTCAGCCCATCGAATGGCGTCCACGTAGTTTCGAGGATGGTGATCTGACTCCTACAAATGACAATTCGATCGTCGAAGCTGGCGGTGGAACGCTTCCACGTCCTAGACATTGCCTTGTTCGTCCAAGACCCGTTGCTAAG GTCGCCGCAACACCAGGGCAGTTCAAATCACTACCGAGAGACTTCGACAACAAGTATCAACTGACATATGGACTCGAAAGCAGTCCACATCTTCCAAAACGTTGTCCCCCGTCTCCCCCAAGGCGTCAAAGTTCTAGAGAAAATAGTTCTTCGGTTGTTGTCGTTGGGGGACCGCCGGTCGGCGACGTTGTGATAGATTGCAGCGGACCAGTACCAACCGCATCCTGCGAGGATCACCACATGCATCATCATCAACATCATCATTTGCTCCATCATCCCTCACCGCCGCCACCAGCGCCTGCAGCTGCACCGTCAACACCGCCGCAGATGAACCGGCCGCCTTCTTCCATGTCCCGTTCTTGGGGAAGTGTCAGCGCTAACGTGAACGAGGAACACGAATTGATAGCTACTCTTGCTTTGCAACACCGTAATGGTTCTGACGCCAGCTTTAAG TCAAGCTCCAGCACAGAATCGGATTCGCTTCCTTTCGCGAACGAGAACGCCGGGACAATAAAGCAGAGGTCTGCGCGAGCCCAAGAGTATGCGAGCAACAACGCCGGCAACAACATGCAGAGCCACATGATGAGCCATCATACTAGCAGCACCGAGCCAGCGGACGTGTTAAACGACATTGGTAACATGCTAGCGAATCTCACCGACGAACTTGATGCCATGCTCGAGGAAGAGAAACGCCAGGGTCTGAATTCGTAA
- the Ckn gene encoding CRK like proto-oncogene, adaptor protein isoform X3 produces the protein MNRPSKAVTQAKKVAPPAVPDVFRHSGSSFGSAGYASSEDSCFLPGSGPGGTADDGSYGMPSGKSPGPIFTHPGFAFPAVVGKYAHAEDQGIDMTQSPGRDSPGSSGSGSGSRHSTASLDSGRASGYHLGPRGPGALASSPRCSISSLGSHPDRPADLDVVHAWLTELQFEEYSPLFASAGYDLATITRMTPEDLTAIGIKKPNHRKRLKAEIDNLNIGDGLPEHIPGSLEEWLRLLRLEEYLGALHQQGMRSVEDVTTLTWEDLEDIGIVRLGHQKKLLLAIKRVKDIRAGKRIQPLDLARLPPHPGQTQDVVIQRAGPDLPSPDEDCSSPVLRSFQRGGSDTTSGTAWRSMYAALPTDYNMVGRAGSRGKSLESLEDAPLGYPPSPAPSAHPQPIEWRPRSFEDGDLTPTNDNSIVEAGGGTLPRPRHCLVRPRPVAKVAATPGQFKSLPRDFDNKYQLTYGLESSPHLPKRCPPSPPRRQSSRENSSSVVVVGGPPVGDVVIDCSGPVPTASCEDHHMHHHQHHHLLHHPSPPPPAPAAAPSTPPQMNRPPSSMSRSWGSVSANVNEEHELIATLALQHRNGSDASFKSSSSTESDSLPFANENAGTIKQRSARAQEYASNNAGNNMQSHMMSHHTSSTEPADVLNDIGNMLANLTDELDAMLEEEKRQGLNS, from the exons ATGAACCGGCCGTCCAAAGCAGTAACACAGGCGAAGAAAGTGGCACCGCCGGCTGTACCCGACGTGTTTCGACATTCCGGTTCCTCTTTTGGTTCCGCTGGTTATGCGAGCAGCGAGGATAGCTGTTTCCTGCCCGGAAGTGGTCCTGGAGGAACGGCGGACGATGGTTCGTACGGGATGCCCTCTGGAAAGAGTCCCGGACCGATTTTCACTCATCCTGGATTCGCTTTCCCTGCGGTCGTCGGAAAATACGCCCATGCCGAGGACCAAG GAATCGACATGACTCAGAGCCCCGGAAGAGACAGTCCAGGCAGTTCAGGATCAGGTTCTGGTTCCAGGCATTCTACAGCTTCATTGGATTCCGGCAGAGCCTCCGGATATCACCTGGGTCCCAGGGGACCCGGCGCACTCGCTTCGTCTCCCAGATGCTCCATAAGTTCGCTCGGCAGCCATCCCGACAGACCGGCGGATCTTGACGTCGTTCATGCTTGGCTGACCGAACTCCAATTCGAGGAATACTCTCCTTTGTTTGCTTCAGCTGGTTATGATCTTGCTACTATCACGCGCATGACGCCGGAGGACTTAACAGCCATAG GAATTAAGAAGCCGAACCACAGAAAGCGGCTGAAGGCAGAAATAGATAATTTAAACATCGGGGATGGTTTGCCAGAGCACATTCCTGGCTCTCTGGAGGAGTGGCTTAGACTTCTACGACTCGAGGAATATCTTGGCGCTCTACATCAACAGGGTATGCGCTCGGTCGAAGACGTAACGACTCTCACTTGGGAGGATCTCGAGGATATTGGTATTGTGCGGCTGGGCCATCAAAAGAAGTTATTGTTAGCTATTAAGAGAGTCAAAGATATTCGCGCCGGTAAACGTATACAGCCGCTCGATCTTGCCCGGTTACCGCCTCATCCTGGCCAAACACAG GACGTAGTGATTCAACGGGCAGGTCCAGATCTGCCGTCTCCTGACGAAGACTGTTCGTCACCAGTCCTGAGGTCTTTCCAAAGAGGAGGAAGCGACACAACGTCTGGCACCGCATGGAGAAGTATGTACGCTGCTTTGCCAACCGATTACAACATGGTTGGGCGAGCCGGTTCGCGAGGAAAGTCCTTGGAGAGCTTAGAGGACGCGCCCCTCGGGTATCCACCATCGCCGGCGCCTTCTGCGCATCCTCAGCCCATCGAATGGCGTCCACGTAGTTTCGAGGATGGTGATCTGACTCCTACAAATGACAATTCGATCGTCGAAGCTGGCGGTGGAACGCTTCCACGTCCTAGACATTGCCTTGTTCGTCCAAGACCCGTTGCTAAG GTCGCCGCAACACCAGGGCAGTTCAAATCACTACCGAGAGACTTCGACAACAAGTATCAACTGACATATGGACTCGAAAGCAGTCCACATCTTCCAAAACGTTGTCCCCCGTCTCCCCCAAGGCGTCAAAGTTCTAGAGAAAATAGTTCTTCGGTTGTTGTCGTTGGGGGACCGCCGGTCGGCGACGTTGTGATAGATTGCAGCGGACCAGTACCAACCGCATCCTGCGAGGATCACCACATGCATCATCATCAACATCATCATTTGCTCCATCATCCCTCACCGCCGCCACCAGCGCCTGCAGCTGCACCGTCAACACCGCCGCAGATGAACCGGCCGCCTTCTTCCATGTCCCGTTCTTGGGGAAGTGTCAGCGCTAACGTGAACGAGGAACACGAATTGATAGCTACTCTTGCTTTGCAACACCGTAATGGTTCTGACGCCAGCTTTAAG TCAAGCTCCAGCACAGAATCGGATTCGCTTCCTTTCGCGAACGAGAACGCCGGGACAATAAAGCAGAGGTCTGCGCGAGCCCAAGAGTATGCGAGCAACAACGCCGGCAACAACATGCAGAGCCACATGATGAGCCATCATACTAGCAGCACCGAGCCAGCGGACGTGTTAAACGACATTGGTAACATGCTAGCGAATCTCACCGACGAACTTGATGCCATGCTCGAGGAAGAGAAACGCCAGGGTCTGAATTCGTAA